The following coding sequences lie in one Angustibacter luteus genomic window:
- a CDS encoding Nif3-like dinuclear metal center hexameric protein: MSDSDAQQVRPPTLAEVMAGLADLYPTGSAMDWDAVGLVCGDPDQPVRKILFAVDPTTAVVDEAIEWDADLLVAHHPLLLRAVSSVAATSAKGRIVHRLIRAGCALYVAHTNADIAMPGVSDALARVLGLDELQPLSPQPLEALDKIVVFVPTASADAVVDALAAAGAGELGDYSRCAWTSTGSGTFTPGEGAKPAVGKVGDVETLDETRVEMVLPRYRRPDVVQALRAAHPYEEPAFDVLELADMGHGTGVGRVGVLAEPVTLDQFARLVSSALPFTVQGVRVSGDKDALVQRVAVAGGAGDDLFDAVRASGADVYLTADLRHHPASEARESAGDGRPYLVDVSHWASEWPWLAGCESRIVAALGEAGSTVETRVSTTRTDPWTMHVPSRGSTP; encoded by the coding sequence GTGAGCGACTCCGACGCGCAGCAGGTGCGGCCGCCGACCCTGGCCGAGGTGATGGCGGGGCTGGCCGACCTCTACCCGACCGGCAGCGCGATGGACTGGGACGCGGTCGGGCTGGTCTGCGGCGACCCCGACCAACCGGTGCGCAAGATCCTGTTCGCCGTCGACCCGACGACCGCCGTCGTCGACGAGGCCATCGAGTGGGACGCCGACCTGCTGGTCGCACACCACCCGCTGCTGCTGCGCGCCGTCAGCTCGGTCGCGGCAACCAGCGCCAAGGGCCGGATCGTGCACCGGCTGATCCGGGCGGGGTGTGCGCTGTACGTCGCGCACACCAACGCCGACATCGCCATGCCGGGCGTGAGCGACGCGCTGGCTCGGGTCCTCGGCCTGGACGAGCTGCAGCCGCTGAGCCCGCAGCCGCTCGAGGCGCTCGACAAGATCGTGGTGTTCGTCCCGACCGCGTCCGCGGACGCCGTGGTGGACGCGCTGGCCGCCGCCGGCGCGGGTGAGCTCGGCGACTACAGCCGGTGCGCCTGGACGTCGACGGGCAGCGGCACGTTCACGCCGGGGGAGGGGGCGAAGCCGGCGGTGGGAAAGGTCGGGGACGTCGAGACGCTCGACGAGACCCGGGTCGAGATGGTGCTACCCCGGTACCGTCGTCCCGACGTCGTCCAGGCGCTGCGCGCCGCGCACCCCTACGAGGAGCCGGCCTTCGACGTCCTCGAGCTCGCGGACATGGGCCACGGCACCGGGGTGGGGCGCGTCGGCGTCCTGGCCGAGCCGGTGACCCTGGACCAGTTCGCCCGGTTGGTGTCCAGCGCACTGCCGTTCACGGTGCAGGGTGTGCGGGTCAGCGGCGACAAGGACGCGCTGGTGCAGCGGGTCGCGGTCGCCGGCGGAGCGGGCGACGACCTGTTCGACGCCGTCCGGGCCAGCGGTGCCGACGTCTACCTGACGGCCGACCTGCGCCACCACCCCGCGTCGGAGGCTCGCGAGAGCGCCGGCGACGGACGCCCCTACCTGGTGGACGTCTCCCACTGGGCCAGCGAGTGGCCGTGGCTGGCCGGCTGCGAGAGCCGGATCGTCGCGGCCCTCGGCGAGGCGGGCAGTACGGTGGAGACCCGCGTGAGCACGACTCGCACGGACCC
- a CDS encoding peroxiredoxin → MTEPTLTVGDPAPDFTLKSQHGEEVTLSAFRGERAVLLVFYPFAFSGTCTGELCELRDDLSAFQNDDVQLLGISCDPVHSLRAWSADQGYEFPLLSDFWPHGAAASAYGVFLPDFGMATRGTFLVGGDGNLAWSLVHGPGEARDPNAYREAIAAL, encoded by the coding sequence ATGACCGAGCCCACCCTGACCGTCGGTGACCCCGCACCGGACTTCACCCTGAAGAGCCAGCACGGTGAGGAGGTCACGCTGTCGGCGTTCCGCGGCGAGCGCGCCGTCCTGCTCGTGTTCTACCCGTTCGCCTTCAGCGGCACCTGCACGGGTGAGCTGTGCGAGCTGCGCGACGACCTGTCCGCGTTCCAGAACGACGACGTCCAGCTGCTCGGGATCTCGTGCGACCCCGTGCACTCGCTGCGCGCCTGGTCCGCCGACCAGGGCTACGAGTTCCCGCTGCTGTCCGACTTCTGGCCGCACGGCGCGGCCGCGAGCGCGTACGGCGTCTTCCTGCCCGACTTCGGCATGGCGACCCGTGGCACGTTCCTGGTCGGCGGGGACGGCAACCTGGCCTGGAGCCTGGTGCACGGTCCGGGCGAGGCGCGCGACCCGAACGCGTACCGTGAGGCGATCGCCGCGCTGTGA
- a CDS encoding PucR family transcriptional regulator, giving the protein MPELARLATSRMEATLPWYRALSAQDRSWVGLVAQAGVGAFLAWFRHPSGVLEITADVFGTAPRELTRAITLRQTLDLVRTVVDVVEDQVDELAAPGEEQALRLAVLRYSREVAFAAAEVYAQAAESRGAWDARLEALVVDAVLRGEADDALQSRAAALGWDAQTDVVVVAGEAASGSAAEVVESLRQHARRLGVDALAAVQGGRLVAVLGGVTNPLATADGLSLAFAEGPVVVGPTVPHLFAAGRSARAALAGLVAARAWPEAPRPVLADDLLPERVLAGDTPARRALVDRVYRRLQDARGSLLDTVSTYLESGGSLEASARILFVHPNTVRYRLRRAAETCGYDVMQPRDAHVVRMALALGRLSGSTRRPLPPADADLEPVVAPTGAARTAD; this is encoded by the coding sequence ATGCCGGAGCTGGCCCGGCTCGCGACGTCCCGGATGGAGGCGACCCTCCCCTGGTACCGCGCCCTGTCCGCCCAGGACCGGTCGTGGGTGGGCCTGGTGGCGCAGGCGGGCGTGGGTGCGTTCCTGGCCTGGTTCCGCCACCCGAGCGGGGTGCTGGAGATCACGGCTGACGTGTTCGGCACGGCACCGCGCGAGCTGACCCGCGCGATCACGCTGCGCCAGACCCTCGACCTGGTCCGCACGGTGGTGGACGTCGTCGAGGACCAGGTCGACGAGCTGGCCGCGCCGGGCGAGGAGCAGGCCCTGCGGCTGGCCGTGCTGCGCTACTCCCGCGAGGTCGCCTTCGCGGCCGCCGAGGTCTACGCCCAGGCCGCCGAGTCCCGCGGCGCCTGGGACGCCCGGCTCGAGGCCCTGGTGGTCGACGCGGTGCTGCGCGGCGAGGCGGACGACGCCCTGCAGTCGCGCGCCGCGGCGCTCGGCTGGGACGCGCAGACGGACGTCGTCGTGGTGGCCGGCGAGGCGGCCTCGGGGTCGGCGGCGGAGGTCGTGGAGTCCCTGCGGCAGCACGCTCGTCGCCTCGGCGTCGACGCGCTGGCCGCGGTGCAGGGTGGCCGGCTGGTCGCCGTGCTGGGTGGCGTGACGAACCCCCTGGCCACGGCGGACGGTCTCTCGCTCGCGTTCGCCGAGGGGCCGGTCGTGGTCGGGCCGACGGTGCCGCACCTGTTCGCGGCGGGACGTTCGGCGCGGGCCGCGCTCGCGGGGCTCGTCGCGGCTCGCGCGTGGCCCGAGGCACCCCGCCCCGTGCTGGCGGACGACCTGCTGCCCGAGCGGGTGCTGGCCGGGGACACCCCCGCCCGGCGCGCGCTGGTCGACCGGGTCTACCGCCGCCTGCAGGACGCACGCGGGAGCCTGCTCGACACGGTCAGCACGTACCTGGAGTCCGGCGGTTCGCTGGAGGCGTCGGCGCGCATCCTGTTCGTGCACCCCAACACGGTGCGGTACCGGCTGCGCCGGGCGGCCGAGACCTGCGGGTACGACGTGATGCAGCCCCGGGACGCCCACGTCGTCCGGATGGCGCTGGCGCTGGGCCGGTTGTCCGGATCGACCCGGCGGCCGCTGCCGCCCGCCGACGCCGACCTCGAACCGGTTGTGGCCCCGACCGGGGCCGCCCGGACCGCTGATTGA
- the fdhD gene encoding formate dehydrogenase accessory sulfurtransferase FdhD, whose protein sequence is MGRITTRTPVQRVTLDGDQVSVVRRPDTVTVEEPLQVRVDGRPLTVTMRTPGDDFDLALGFLVGEGLVSGADDVRTLMHCLDEDADGHPTYNVVDVALSPGVVLPEVSLERSFASTSACGVCGTTSIDAVRRRSPYDVAADRTPIAPQVLADLPEALAREQAAFERTGGLHAAGLFTAAGELLVVREDVGRHNAVDKVVGWAAREHRLPLAGHVLVVSSRASFELTQKAVMAGIPCLAAISAPSSLAIELAEQSGLTLVGFLRPPRLSVYAGGDRLGL, encoded by the coding sequence ATGGGACGCATCACGACGCGGACGCCGGTGCAGCGCGTCACGCTCGACGGCGACCAGGTCTCGGTGGTGCGCCGACCTGACACGGTGACCGTCGAGGAGCCCCTGCAGGTCCGGGTGGACGGCCGCCCGCTGACCGTGACGATGCGAACGCCCGGGGACGACTTCGACCTGGCGCTCGGGTTCCTGGTCGGTGAGGGCCTGGTGTCGGGGGCGGACGACGTCCGGACGCTCATGCACTGCCTGGACGAGGACGCCGACGGCCACCCCACCTACAACGTGGTGGACGTCGCCCTCAGCCCCGGCGTGGTGCTGCCGGAGGTCTCGCTCGAGCGGTCGTTCGCCTCGACGTCCGCCTGCGGGGTGTGCGGGACGACGAGCATCGACGCGGTGCGCCGCCGGTCGCCGTACGACGTCGCGGCGGACCGCACGCCGATCGCGCCGCAGGTGCTGGCCGACCTGCCGGAAGCGTTGGCGCGGGAGCAGGCCGCGTTCGAGCGGACCGGCGGGCTGCACGCGGCCGGGCTGTTCACCGCCGCGGGCGAGCTGCTGGTGGTGCGCGAGGACGTCGGCCGGCACAACGCGGTGGACAAGGTCGTGGGCTGGGCCGCCCGCGAGCACCGGCTGCCGCTGGCCGGGCACGTCCTCGTGGTCAGCAGCCGGGCGTCCTTCGAGCTCACCCAGAAGGCCGTGATGGCCGGGATCCCTTGTCTCGCAGCGATCTCGGCGCCGTCCAGCCTCGCCATCGAGCTGGCCGAGCAGTCCGGACTGACCCTGGTGGGCTTCCTGCGGCCGCCCCGGCTGAGCGTCTACGCGGGCGGCGACCGACTGGGGCTGTAA
- the aceE gene encoding pyruvate dehydrogenase (acetyl-transferring), homodimeric type produces MSSREDAGPILNGIPSQLPDIDPDETQEWLDSLDGVLDEKGRTRTRYLMLKLLERARERQVGVPSLTATDYINTISPESEPWFPGDEEVERRYRAWLRWNAAVIVHRAQRPGIGVGGHISSYASSATLYEVGFNHFFRGADHEGGGDQIYIQGHASPGIYARAYLEGRLSEDQLSGFRQELSHPGGGMPSYPHPRLMPDFWQFPTVSMGLGPMNAIYQAQFNKYLHGRGIKDTSQQRVWAFLGDGEMDEPESRGLLHVAAFEELDNLTFVVNCNLQRLDGPVRGNGKIIQELEASFRGAGWNVVKVTWGREWDPLLAADRDGALVHLMNSTPDGDYQTYRANDGAYIREHFFGRDPRTRKMVENLSDDDIWKLKRGGHDYRKMYAAYDAAVHHTGQPTVVLAQTIKGYGLGPHFAGRNATHQMKKLTVDDAKLLRDSLRIPISDAQIEADPYKLPFYHPGAEDEAIKYLLERRAKLGGSIPRRRSHGKQLALPPDSTYDVVKRGSGKQEVATTMAFVRLLRDLMRDKEIGPRIVPIIPDEARTFGMDSFFPTAKIYNPHGQNYVSVDADLMLAYKESTSGQILHVGINEAGSVAAFTAAGSSYSTHGEPMIPVYVFYSMFGFQRTADSLWAAADQMARGFLIGATAGRTTLTGEGLQHADGHSPILAATNPAVVAYDPAYGYEIGHIVRDGLRRMYGDDPENVFYYLTVYNEPIVQPAEPENLDVDALLKGMYLLRPGQADTGRPRVQLLASGVAMSWALEAQELLGTDFGVDADVWSVTSWNELRRDGLACDEQSFLAPEQPVRVPFVTQQLGRRHGPVVAVSDYMRAVPDQIREWVPSDYATLGADGFGLSDTRPAARRHFHIDGPSVAVRALQSLAARGEIDPRTPAVAAEKYQLLDISAGTSGNAGGES; encoded by the coding sequence GTGAGCAGTCGCGAGGACGCGGGACCCATCCTGAACGGGATCCCGAGCCAGCTGCCGGACATCGACCCGGACGAGACCCAGGAGTGGCTCGACTCGCTCGACGGTGTCCTCGACGAGAAGGGCCGCACCCGCACCCGGTACCTGATGCTCAAGCTGCTCGAGCGGGCCCGCGAGCGCCAGGTCGGTGTGCCCAGCCTGACCGCCACGGACTACATCAACACGATCAGCCCCGAGTCCGAGCCGTGGTTCCCCGGCGATGAGGAGGTCGAGCGTCGTTACCGCGCCTGGCTGCGCTGGAACGCCGCGGTCATCGTGCACCGCGCGCAGCGCCCCGGCATCGGCGTCGGCGGGCACATCAGCAGCTACGCCTCGAGCGCGACGCTGTACGAGGTCGGCTTCAACCACTTCTTCCGCGGCGCCGACCACGAGGGCGGCGGCGACCAGATCTACATCCAGGGCCACGCCTCCCCCGGCATCTACGCCCGCGCGTACCTGGAGGGCCGGCTCAGCGAGGACCAGCTGTCCGGGTTCCGGCAGGAGCTCAGCCACCCCGGCGGCGGCATGCCGTCGTACCCGCACCCGCGCCTCATGCCGGACTTCTGGCAGTTCCCCACGGTGTCCATGGGTCTGGGCCCGATGAACGCCATCTACCAGGCCCAGTTCAACAAGTACCTGCACGGACGGGGCATCAAGGACACCAGCCAGCAGCGCGTGTGGGCGTTCCTCGGCGACGGCGAGATGGACGAGCCGGAGAGCCGCGGCCTGCTGCACGTCGCCGCTTTCGAGGAGCTCGACAACCTGACGTTCGTGGTCAACTGCAACCTGCAGCGGCTCGACGGTCCGGTGCGCGGCAACGGCAAGATCATCCAGGAGCTCGAGGCGTCGTTCCGCGGCGCCGGCTGGAACGTGGTCAAGGTGACGTGGGGCCGCGAGTGGGACCCGCTGCTGGCCGCCGACCGGGACGGCGCGCTGGTGCACCTGATGAACTCCACCCCGGACGGCGACTACCAGACCTACCGGGCCAACGACGGCGCCTACATCCGCGAGCACTTCTTCGGCCGGGACCCGCGGACCCGCAAGATGGTCGAGAACCTCTCGGACGACGACATCTGGAAGCTCAAGCGCGGTGGCCACGACTACCGCAAGATGTACGCCGCCTACGACGCCGCCGTGCACCACACCGGCCAGCCCACCGTCGTCCTCGCCCAGACCATCAAGGGCTACGGCCTCGGGCCGCACTTCGCCGGCCGCAACGCGACGCACCAGATGAAGAAGCTGACGGTGGACGACGCGAAGCTGTTGCGGGACAGCCTGCGCATCCCGATCAGCGACGCGCAGATCGAGGCGGACCCGTACAAGCTGCCCTTCTACCACCCGGGCGCGGAGGACGAGGCCATCAAGTACCTGCTGGAGCGCCGCGCCAAGCTGGGCGGCTCCATCCCGCGGCGCCGCTCGCACGGCAAGCAGCTGGCCCTGCCGCCGGACTCGACGTACGACGTGGTCAAGCGCGGGTCCGGCAAGCAGGAGGTCGCCACCACGATGGCGTTCGTCCGGCTGCTGCGCGACCTCATGCGGGACAAGGAGATCGGCCCGCGCATCGTGCCGATCATCCCGGACGAGGCGCGGACCTTCGGCATGGACTCGTTCTTCCCGACGGCCAAGATCTACAACCCGCACGGGCAGAACTACGTGTCCGTGGACGCCGACCTGATGTTGGCCTACAAGGAGTCGACGTCCGGGCAGATCCTGCACGTGGGGATCAACGAGGCCGGGTCCGTGGCCGCCTTCACCGCGGCCGGGTCGTCGTACTCGACGCACGGCGAGCCGATGATCCCGGTCTACGTCTTCTACTCGATGTTCGGCTTCCAGCGGACGGCGGACAGCCTGTGGGCGGCCGCCGACCAAATGGCCCGTGGCTTCCTGATCGGGGCGACGGCCGGCCGCACGACGCTGACCGGCGAGGGCCTTCAGCACGCGGACGGCCACTCGCCGATCCTGGCCGCGACCAACCCCGCGGTCGTCGCCTACGACCCGGCCTACGGCTACGAGATCGGGCACATCGTCCGCGACGGCCTGCGTCGGATGTACGGGGACGACCCGGAGAACGTCTTCTACTACCTGACGGTCTACAACGAGCCGATCGTCCAGCCGGCCGAGCCGGAGAACCTCGACGTGGACGCGCTGCTCAAGGGCATGTACCTGCTGCGCCCGGGTCAGGCCGACACCGGCCGCCCGCGGGTGCAGCTGCTGGCCTCGGGCGTCGCGATGTCCTGGGCGCTCGAGGCCCAGGAGCTGCTCGGGACGGACTTCGGGGTGGACGCCGACGTGTGGAGCGTGACGTCCTGGAACGAGTTGCGCCGTGACGGGCTGGCCTGCGACGAGCAGTCCTTCCTCGCCCCGGAGCAGCCGGTGCGGGTGCCGTTCGTCACCCAGCAGCTCGGACGTCGGCACGGTCCGGTGGTCGCGGTCAGCGACTACATGCGGGCGGTGCCGGACCAGATCCGCGAGTGGGTCCCGTCGGACTACGCGACGCTCGGGGCCGACGGCTTCGGCCTGTCCGACACCCGACCCGCCGCGCGCCGGCACTTCCACATCGACGGCCCGTCGGTCGCCGTCCGGGCGCTGCAGTCCCTGGCCGCGCGGGGCGAGATCGACCCGCGCACGCCAGCGGTGGCGGCCGAGAAGTACCAGCTGCTGGACATCTCGGCGGGCACGTCGGGCAACGCCGGCGGCGAATCCTAA
- a CDS encoding acyltransferase domain-containing protein: protein MLVIACPGQGSQTPGFLRPWLELPGFEDRLSWLSVVAGIDLVKHGTESDADTIRDTAVAQPLIVASGLVSLLALFPHPAEAFRQIAAGAGHSVGEITAATGAGVLTAEQAMVFVRERGRAMAEASAVTATGMTAVLGGDPDEVAAALAKHGLTAANANGAGQTVAAGTLEQLAALKDVPPAKARLMPLQVAGAFHTEHMRPAVDVLSGYARAITTHDPRTRLLSNADGHVVHDGREVLRRLVSQVSNPVRWDLCMEAMRDLGVTGFIEIPPAGALTGLVKRSLPDVETLALKTPDDLDKAKEMVARHGQSSGLSQSPTWRLVVAPLKGIVHFTALDAGASVGDGDTIATVATLRDTFDVVAPHGGRVVEWLVEDGDPVSPGQPIVRLHPQEVPA, encoded by the coding sequence GTGCTCGTCATCGCCTGCCCTGGACAGGGCTCCCAGACCCCCGGCTTCCTGCGCCCCTGGCTCGAGCTGCCGGGCTTCGAGGACCGGTTGAGCTGGCTGTCCGTCGTCGCCGGGATCGACCTGGTCAAGCACGGCACCGAGTCGGACGCCGACACCATCCGGGACACGGCCGTGGCGCAGCCGCTGATCGTGGCGAGCGGCCTGGTGTCACTGCTGGCGCTCTTCCCGCACCCCGCCGAGGCGTTCCGGCAGATCGCCGCCGGTGCAGGGCACAGCGTCGGTGAGATCACGGCCGCCACCGGCGCGGGCGTGCTGACCGCCGAGCAGGCCATGGTGTTCGTCCGCGAGCGTGGCCGGGCGATGGCCGAGGCCAGCGCAGTGACGGCGACGGGCATGACGGCCGTCCTCGGTGGTGACCCGGACGAGGTCGCGGCTGCCCTGGCCAAGCACGGCCTGACCGCGGCGAACGCGAACGGTGCGGGGCAGACGGTTGCGGCCGGCACCCTCGAGCAGCTGGCCGCCCTGAAGGACGTCCCGCCCGCCAAGGCCCGCCTGATGCCCCTGCAGGTCGCCGGGGCCTTCCACACCGAGCACATGCGGCCGGCCGTCGACGTCCTGTCCGGCTACGCCCGCGCCATCACCACGCACGACCCGCGCACCCGGCTGCTCTCGAACGCCGACGGGCACGTCGTGCACGACGGGCGCGAGGTGCTGCGCCGGCTGGTCAGCCAGGTCAGCAACCCGGTGCGCTGGGACCTGTGCATGGAGGCCATGCGCGACCTGGGCGTCACCGGCTTCATCGAGATCCCCCCGGCCGGCGCGCTGACCGGGTTGGTCAAGCGGTCGCTGCCGGACGTCGAGACGCTGGCCCTGAAGACCCCCGACGACCTGGACAAGGCCAAGGAGATGGTGGCCCGGCACGGCCAGTCCAGCGGCCTGTCGCAGAGCCCGACCTGGCGCCTGGTCGTCGCCCCGCTGAAGGGCATCGTGCACTTCACCGCGCTGGACGCCGGCGCGTCCGTCGGCGACGGAGACACCATCGCCACCGTGGCCACCCTGCGCGACACCTTCGACGTCGTCGCCCCGCACGGCGGTCGCGTCGTCGAGTGGCTGGTCGAGGACGGCGACCCCGTCTCGCCCGGTCAGCCCATCGTCCGACTGCACCCGCAGGAGGTACCGGCATGA
- a CDS encoding DUF3052 domain-containing protein — translation MSATADDAADRGLVGRLGLQRGQVVQELGWHEEVDDEIRVAIEDAVDSDLLDEEADEVADVVLLWWADDEGDLVDALVDALTNLGERGSVVLLTPKAGREGHVPPSEVVEAALAAGLHGTSTFSAGQDWSATQLVAPRSGRK, via the coding sequence GTGAGTGCCACCGCGGACGACGCGGCCGACCGGGGGCTCGTCGGGCGTCTGGGTCTGCAACGGGGTCAGGTCGTGCAGGAGCTGGGTTGGCACGAGGAGGTCGACGACGAGATCCGCGTGGCCATCGAGGACGCGGTCGACTCCGACCTGCTGGACGAAGAAGCCGACGAGGTGGCCGACGTCGTGCTGCTCTGGTGGGCGGACGACGAGGGCGACCTCGTGGATGCGCTCGTGGACGCCCTGACGAACCTCGGCGAGCGCGGTTCCGTCGTCCTGCTCACGCCGAAGGCTGGCCGCGAGGGTCACGTCCCGCCGAGCGAGGTCGTCGAGGCGGCCCTGGCCGCCGGCCTGCACGGCACCTCGACGTTCAGCGCCGGGCAGGACTGGAGCGCCACCCAGCTCGTCGCTCCGCGCTCCGGCCGCAAGTAG
- a CDS encoding YjbQ family protein, with product MESLELNVHTGAVERVVDLTSRCEQFLADVGAGDGLLHVFVPHATAGVAVIETGAGSDDDLLAALRDVLPPSGPAGRGWRHRHGSPGHGRDHVLPGLVPPYATLPVLGGRLVLGTWQSVVLVDTNVDNPDRRVRLSFLAG from the coding sequence GTGGAGAGCCTCGAGCTGAACGTGCACACGGGTGCGGTCGAGCGGGTCGTCGACCTGACCTCGCGGTGCGAGCAGTTCCTCGCGGACGTCGGCGCCGGAGACGGTCTGCTGCACGTGTTCGTGCCGCACGCGACGGCCGGCGTCGCGGTCATCGAGACCGGTGCGGGCAGCGACGACGACCTGCTCGCCGCGCTGCGCGACGTGCTGCCGCCGTCCGGGCCGGCCGGTCGCGGCTGGCGGCACCGGCACGGCTCGCCCGGGCACGGGCGCGACCACGTGCTGCCCGGCCTGGTCCCGCCGTACGCCACGCTGCCGGTGCTCGGCGGACGCCTCGTGCTCGGCACCTGGCAGAGCGTGGTGCTCGTCGACACCAACGTGGACAACCCCGACCGCCGGGTCCGCCTGTCGTTCCTCGCCGGCTGA